From Vitis vinifera cultivar Pinot Noir 40024 chromosome 5, ASM3070453v1, the proteins below share one genomic window:
- the LOC100242639 gene encoding casein kinase 1-like protein 10 isoform X1, giving the protein MDHVIGGKFKLGRKIGSGSFGELYLGINVQTGEEVAVKLEPVKTKHPQLHYESKLYMLLQGGTGVPHLKWFGVEGEYNAMVIDLLGPSLEDLFNYCNRKFSLKTVLMLADQLINRVEYMHSRGFLHRDIKPDNFLMGLGRKANQVYIIDYGLAKKYRDFQTHKHIPYRENKNLTGTARYASVNTHLGVEQSRRDDLESLGYVLMYFLRGSLPWQGLKAGTKKQKYDKISEKKMLTPIEVLCKSYPSEFTSYFHYCRSLRFDDKPDYSYLKRLFRDLFIREGYQFDYVFDWTVLKYPQIGSSSRVRQPSGKPALNPGPSAERMERPSVGQEIRDRFSGAVEAFSRRNNSGSGYHGDQSRHRGSEDVPSSKDVQTDSERPRSSSRNGSTSKRAVVSSSRPSSSGEPTETRASRLVSGSGRLSTTQRSQPGFESKSSSFTRASAARGGREDPLRSFELLTIGSGKKK; this is encoded by the exons ATGGATCATGTGATTGGTGGGAAGTTTAAGCTCGGCCGCAAGATCGGGAGTGGATCGTTCGGAGAGCTTTACTTAG GGATTAATGTACAAACTGGAGAAGAAGTGGCTGTTAAGCTG GAACCTGTAAAGACAAAGCACCCTCAACTTCACTATGAGTCCAAATTGTATATGCTTCTTCAAGGAGGAA CTGGCGTTCCCCATCTCAAATGGTTTGGAGTTGAGGGTGAATACAATGCCATGGTCATTGACCTTCTTGGACCAAGCCTTGAGGACTTGTTCAACTACTGCAATCggaaattttcattgaaaacagtTTTAATGCTCGCAGATCAACTA ATTAATAGAGTTGAATATATGCACTCAAGGGGTTTTCTTCACCGTGATATAAAGCCTGATAACTTTTTAATGGGTTTAGGACGAAAAGCAAATCAG GTTTACATCATTGATTATGGCCTTGCTAAGAAGTACCGAGATTTTCAGACACACAAGCACATACCTTACAG agAAAACAAGAATCTCACTGGAACAGCTCGCTATGCAAGTGTTAACACACACCTCGGAGTTG AACAAAGCAGGAGAGATGATCTGGAATCTCTTGGTTATGTGCTAATGTATTTTTTGAGGGGAAG CCTTCCATGGCAGGGCTTGAAAGCCGGTACTAAAAAACAGAAATATGACAAGATCAGTGAAAAGAAGATGCTGACTCCCATAGAG GTACTTTGCAAATCATATCCATCAGAGTTCACATCATATTTCCATTACTGTCGATCATTGCGGTTTGATGACAAACCAGATTATTCATACCTGAAGAGGCTTTTCCGGGACCTATTTATTCGTGAAG GTTATCAGTTTGATTATGTATTTGACTGGACCGTACTCAAGTATCCGCAAATTGGATCCAGTTCTAGAGTGCGG CAGCCTAGTGGAAAACCAGCTTTAAATCCTGGACCATCTGCAGAAAGAATGGAGCGGCCATCAG TGGGACAAGAGATTCGAGATAGATTCTCAGGTGCAGTTGAAGCATTTTCTAGAAGGAACAACTCAGGTTCTGGTTATCATGGTGACCAGTCCAGGCACAGAGGTTCGGAGGATGTACCATCTTCAAAGGATGTG CAAACTGATTCTGAAAGACCCCGGAGCTCCTCTCGAAATGGCAGTACTTCAAAGAGGGCTGTTGTATCAAGCAGCCGCCCAAGCTCCTCTGGTGAACCTACTGAGACTCGTGCAAGCCGTCTGGTCTCAGGCAGTGGCCGCTTGTCTACGACTCAAAGGAGCCAACCTGGTTTTGAATCGAAATCATCATCTTTCACTCGTGCTTCTGCAGCAAGAGGTGGGCGTGAAGATCCTCTACGGAGCTTTGAGCTCCTAACGATTGGCTCTGGGAAGAAGAAATGA
- the LOC100242639 gene encoding casein kinase 1-like protein 10 isoform X2, producing the protein MDHVIGGKFKLGRKIGSGSFGELYLGINVQTGEEVAVKLEPVKTKHPQLHYESKLYMLLQGGTGVPHLKWFGVEGEYNAMVIDLLGPSLEDLFNYCNRKFSLKTVLMLADQLINRVEYMHSRGFLHRDIKPDNFLMGLGRKANQVYIIDYGLAKKYRDFQTHKHIPYRENKNLTGTARYASVNTHLGVEQSRRDDLESLGYVLMYFLRGSLPWQGLKAGTKKQKYDKISEKKMLTPIEVLCKSYPSEFTSYFHYCRSLRFDDKPDYSYLKRLFRDLFIREGYQFDYVFDWTVLKYPQIGSSSRVRPSGKPALNPGPSAERMERPSVGQEIRDRFSGAVEAFSRRNNSGSGYHGDQSRHRGSEDVPSSKDVQTDSERPRSSSRNGSTSKRAVVSSSRPSSSGEPTETRASRLVSGSGRLSTTQRSQPGFESKSSSFTRASAARGGREDPLRSFELLTIGSGKKK; encoded by the exons ATGGATCATGTGATTGGTGGGAAGTTTAAGCTCGGCCGCAAGATCGGGAGTGGATCGTTCGGAGAGCTTTACTTAG GGATTAATGTACAAACTGGAGAAGAAGTGGCTGTTAAGCTG GAACCTGTAAAGACAAAGCACCCTCAACTTCACTATGAGTCCAAATTGTATATGCTTCTTCAAGGAGGAA CTGGCGTTCCCCATCTCAAATGGTTTGGAGTTGAGGGTGAATACAATGCCATGGTCATTGACCTTCTTGGACCAAGCCTTGAGGACTTGTTCAACTACTGCAATCggaaattttcattgaaaacagtTTTAATGCTCGCAGATCAACTA ATTAATAGAGTTGAATATATGCACTCAAGGGGTTTTCTTCACCGTGATATAAAGCCTGATAACTTTTTAATGGGTTTAGGACGAAAAGCAAATCAG GTTTACATCATTGATTATGGCCTTGCTAAGAAGTACCGAGATTTTCAGACACACAAGCACATACCTTACAG agAAAACAAGAATCTCACTGGAACAGCTCGCTATGCAAGTGTTAACACACACCTCGGAGTTG AACAAAGCAGGAGAGATGATCTGGAATCTCTTGGTTATGTGCTAATGTATTTTTTGAGGGGAAG CCTTCCATGGCAGGGCTTGAAAGCCGGTACTAAAAAACAGAAATATGACAAGATCAGTGAAAAGAAGATGCTGACTCCCATAGAG GTACTTTGCAAATCATATCCATCAGAGTTCACATCATATTTCCATTACTGTCGATCATTGCGGTTTGATGACAAACCAGATTATTCATACCTGAAGAGGCTTTTCCGGGACCTATTTATTCGTGAAG GTTATCAGTTTGATTATGTATTTGACTGGACCGTACTCAAGTATCCGCAAATTGGATCCAGTTCTAGAGTGCGG CCTAGTGGAAAACCAGCTTTAAATCCTGGACCATCTGCAGAAAGAATGGAGCGGCCATCAG TGGGACAAGAGATTCGAGATAGATTCTCAGGTGCAGTTGAAGCATTTTCTAGAAGGAACAACTCAGGTTCTGGTTATCATGGTGACCAGTCCAGGCACAGAGGTTCGGAGGATGTACCATCTTCAAAGGATGTG CAAACTGATTCTGAAAGACCCCGGAGCTCCTCTCGAAATGGCAGTACTTCAAAGAGGGCTGTTGTATCAAGCAGCCGCCCAAGCTCCTCTGGTGAACCTACTGAGACTCGTGCAAGCCGTCTGGTCTCAGGCAGTGGCCGCTTGTCTACGACTCAAAGGAGCCAACCTGGTTTTGAATCGAAATCATCATCTTTCACTCGTGCTTCTGCAGCAAGAGGTGGGCGTGAAGATCCTCTACGGAGCTTTGAGCTCCTAACGATTGGCTCTGGGAAGAAGAAATGA